The following proteins come from a genomic window of Anabrus simplex isolate iqAnaSimp1 chromosome 7, ASM4041472v1, whole genome shotgun sequence:
- the LOC137501516 gene encoding putative nuclease HARBI1, whose product MASSSEDDVLLYMWLKLRNKRKRKWIHDFNMSCAQHGAYTLAHDLLKDPVKFQSYYRMYPESYTELLQKISPLLRKQDTNYRKAISPDEKLLITLRYLATGNSFRCLSFQFKRGETTIGKIVDEVCSAVWTTLQPEFMPAPSKELWENISERYLELWNMPNCIGAIDGKHVRIQCPINSGSSFYNYKGYFSIVLLALVDADGLFIVIEAGDYGRNSDGGVLRNSALGRNLQQGTLNIPDPKRLPKDDDHCSPFPYFFVGDEAFPLQKHIMRPYPRRELTNERRIFNYRLNRARKSVECGFGMLASKFRVLGTAIACKPDKIDNIIRAICVLHNFIRLKDGVFSEPSVTDKDENTDNTMRVLQRLQPCNRRATVEAVELRNHLCSYFMKPNVALSWQNKYAIE is encoded by the exons atggcctcCTCGAGTGAAGATGATGTTTTGCTGTACATGTGGTTGAAATTGCGTAACAAGAGGAAAAGAAAATGGATTCATGATTTTAATATGTCGTGTGCTCAACATGGTGCTTATACCTTAGCGCATGATTTACTAAAAGATCCGGTAAAATTCCAGTCATACTACCGAATGTACCCCGAAAGCTACACagaacttcttcagaaaatttcTCCATTATTAAGAAAACAAGACACAAACTACAGGAAGGCTATAAGTCCTGATGAAAAGCTACTTATAACACTAAG GTACTTAGCTACTGGCAACAGCTTCAGATGCTTGAGCTTTCAGTTTAAAAGAGGAGAAACAACAATCGGCAAAATTGTGGATGAAGTGTGTTCGGCAGTATGGACAACACTTCAACCTGAGTTTATGCCTGCACCCTCAAAGGAGTTATGGGAGAATATTTCCGAAAGATATTTGGAACTCTGGAATATGCCTAACTGCATTGGTGCCATAGACGGGAAACACGTTCGTATCCAGTGTCCGATAAACAGTGGCTCATCCTTCTATAACTACAAGGGCTATTTTTCTATTGTTCTATTAGCTTTGGTTGATGCAGATGGACTTTTCATTGTTATAGAAGCTGGTGACTATGGCAGAAACAGTGATGGTGGCGTGTTGCGAAACTCAGCTTTAGGAAGAAACCTTCAGCAGGGCACACTGAATATACCTGATCCCAAGAGGCTACCGAAAGATGATGATCACTGTTCACCATTTCCTTATTTTTTCGTTGGTGATGAAGCTTTCCCATTACAGAAGCATATCATGAGACCCTATCCGCGAAGAGAACTTACAAATGAAAGGCGGATTTTTAATTATAGGCTTAACAGAGCTAGAAAGAGTGTAGAATGTGGTTTTGGAATGCTTGCTTCTAAATTTAGAGTTCTCGGTACAGCTATAGCCTGCAAACCTGATAAAATAGACAACATAATACGAGCAATTTGTGTTCTGCATAACTTCATTAGACTAAAAGACGGCGTTTTTAGTGAACCGAGTGTAACAGATAAGGATGAAAATACTGACAATACGATGCGTGTGTTGCAGAGATTGCAACCCTGCAACAGAAGAGCAACAGTTGAGGCTGTTGAATTAAGAAATCACTTGTGTTCTTACTTTATGAAACCAAACGTAGCCCTTTCTTGGCAGAATAAGTACGCtatagaataa